One Hemitrygon akajei unplaced genomic scaffold, sHemAka1.3 Scf000077, whole genome shotgun sequence genomic window carries:
- the LOC140722429 gene encoding uncharacterized protein, which translates to MAHQRFCTGERPFTCLDCGKGFTQSYELLLHKSVHTGEKPFTCTDCGKGFTRSSKLKVHQRVHTGERPFTCSDCGKGFTQSWTLIAHQRVHTGERPFNCSDCGKGFIQSYELLLHKSVHTGEKPFTCSDCGKGFTRSSNLKVHQRVHTGERPFTCSDCGKGFTQSWTLIAHQRVHTGERPFNCSDCGKRFTHSYELLLHKSVHSGEKPFTCSDCGKGFTRSSKLKVHQRVHTGERPFTCSECGKGFTQSWTLIVHQRIHSGERPFNCSDCGKGFTYPSQLREHHRVHTRERPFTCSDCGKGFTCSSKLKVHQRVHTGERPFTCSDCGKGFTCSSNLKLHQRVHTGERPFTCSDCGKGFTRSSQQLVHKSAHTGKRPFTCSDCGKGFTSSSQLKVHQRFHTRERPFPCSDCGKGFTWSSQLQRHQRIHTG; encoded by the coding sequence atggctcaccagcgattttgcaccggggagcggccattcacctgcttagactgtgggaagggattcactcagtcatacgAACTACTgttacacaagtcagttcacactggggagaagccattcacctgcacagactgtgggaagggattcactcggtcatctaaactaaaggtacatcagcgagttcacactggggagaggcctttcacctgctcagactgtgggaaaggtttcactcaGTCATGGACCCTAattgcacaccagcgagttcacactggtgagaggccgttcaactgctcagactgtgggaagggattcattcagtcatacGAACTACTattacacaagtcagttcacactggggagaagccattcacctgctcagactgtgggaagggattcactcggtcatctaatctaaaggtacatcagcgagttcacactggggagaggcctttcacctgctcagactgcgggaaaggattcactcagtcatggaCCCTAattgcacaccagcgagttcacactggtgagaggccgttcaactgttcagactgtgggaagcgattcactcattcATACGAACTACTgttacacaagtcagttcactctggggagaagccattcacctgctcagactgtgggaagggattcactcgctcatctaaactaaaggtacatcagcgagttcacactggggagaggcctttcacctgctcagaatgtgggaagggattcactcagtcatggaCCCTAATtgtacaccagcgaattcacagtggtgagaggccgttcaactgctcagactgtgggaagggattcacttaccCATCccaactgagggagcatcaccgagttcacactagggagaggccgttcacctgctcagactgtgggaagggattcacttgctcatctaaactgaaggtacatcaacgagttcacactggggagaggccattcacctgctcagactgtgggaagggattcacttgctcatctaatctTAAGctacatcaacgagttcacactggggagaggccattcacctgctcagactgtgggaagggattcactcggtcatcccagcAACTGGTACACAAGTCAGCTCACACCGGGAAGCGgcccttcacctgctcagactgtgggaaaggattcacttcatcatctcaactgaaggtacatcagcgatttcacaccagggagcggccgttcccctgctcagactgtgggaagggattcacttggtcatctcaactacagagacaccagcgaattcacactgggtag